ACCGTGGGGTAAACATAGCCATTGAAATTGGTTACTGCTGCCCCCGAATAATCCATGATGGCACCATGAACCGTAATTTGATGACCTGACAAAAGCGAATCCGGAATACTGTCTGTTGCATTTCCGTCAATCATTGTTGTTGCGACTTTTAAATCGGGATACGCCAATCGTAAAGCAGGGTCGCCCAAAAGCATAAAATTTTGCATGTAAACACCGGGGCCGCATGCACGTTTTGCATCCTTAATGGCATCGCCCATTCGCGGGAAATTGCCATCAGTGCTGTTAAGGGCGCTTTTAATTATTTTGCGGTTGATTACTTCGTTGGAATGCGCATAAGCAACACGGGTAGTAGAAAAAAGTGCAATCCCGCCTCCATGCGGATTCAGCAAAATGAATTCGCCTGCCGAACGCCGCAGTGGGTTGTCGAAACGGCTGAACTCGCAGGTTGCCGTTATAAAAGCCGGCAGGTTGTAGCGATTGTTCCACTCTCCTATCTCGGGAATAGAAAGTACATTTTCGGATGCCCAGCCCGATTCGCTGCCATGACCGGTGTAATTCACAATAAGCGCACCTTTGTCAATACGGTTATGGATGGCAGCATTTACATCCGGATAACGGGCTCCCGACGGTGTATTCTCCTGTTTAAAGGCATCCAGATATATTTTATCAAAATTAAAATCATCAGAAACGGAATCAGCCGCGCCAATAAGTCCTTCGGCCTGCGAAAGGTGAAGATTGTTATCTTCGTCGTCAGCTACAAAACAAATAGTATTTCGCCAGTCGCTATAATTGGAAACCGGCGTCGGCAATGTAAAAGGCGGTGCATCATCGGGCGAAAGATCAACCTGACTGTCGTATGATAATATTTTATCAACAAGCATTTTTGCTTCACTCAAAGATTCGGTAGGCAAACGGCCGATTCCGATATCAACATCGCCGGTTACATTAGGTCCTTCACCCGGTTCAAGCAATCCAAAATAATCATCTGAAACAAAAGAAGCCGTAGGCACTGTAGAGTTGATAGTTTGGTAAGTAGGAATAAAATTGGTGTTTCCCGGCAAGCGGTTTTTCATATCATAAGAGCCATCGCCAAACAATAAAAGATATTTGGGCGCTGAAACGGAATCGCCGTCGGCGCGGTCGTAGAACATGCGAACAAAGTCACGGATTGCGGAAACATCCTGCATTCCCGACGAAAATTCATTGTATATCTGCTCAGGAGTTACAACCACAGCAGTTAATCCGTCAGTATTGCGGTGATATTCGGCCAGTATATTCGCCTGCGCAAGAAAATCGGGATGGCTTACTACAATGAGATCGGCCTGCGGCATTCCATGCAGGTTCTGATTGGCGATTTTCCCGAGCAGCATCGGAGAGTAAAACAAACTTCCATCGAAGGCTACAAACTGCTGCAATGAATCGGTGTATGCTTTAAAAACGGCTTCATTGCCGATTGGTGAATAAGATATTTCTGCTGCATTGGCGGCATTCGTAACATTCCAGACACGAAGTCCCGACTGAAATCCGTTAAGCCGAAATTCTGACACCGGCACAATCCCGGTATTGACTCTGCGAAAAGCAAGTTGCCCCCCGGTAAAGTTAAGTGCTTTCAAGCAATTAATCTCAACAAAATCGAGCCATCCGAGCGAGGCATCATCCGGTTTCTGGTACGACAGGCTTATTGCAGCCAGGGAGGTATCCGGTTTGCAAGAAAAAATAAAATCAGCACTATGGGCGTATTCGGAGTTCAGATTAGGGTCAACACCGGCAATCATAGCCTGAACCGTTGTGTCATAGGCTGTGCATGTAAACAATGAGTTCACCATAGAGCGGGCCATCAGACTCAGCCTTATCTTTACCTTTGAGGTATCAACAATACCGGGAACACTGAAATTTAAATTTAATACCGTATCCTCGGCAAAACATTCGCCAAGCCAAAGCCTTCCCGATTTGAGAAGATTCACGGAATCGAGTTCATGCACATCATAGTAATTAAATGTGCTGACGGTGTCAGTTGCAGCAATTCCGACTGCCGGACAGGCAGCAACTCTTTTTCCGGCCTGTGTGCCCGCAGTGATAAAATAATCGGAGACATCAGAATAATCGTGACGCGTATGAGTAAATACGGTTTTGACCGAATCGTATTTCCAAAGCTCCGTTCCTTCCGCATAAAAAATAAAATAATCGGATGGACTGTTAAAACTGCCATCGCCCCCGTCATAAACGGAAATGGCAATTTCGTTCAGGGAATCTGCCTGATAATTACCATTCAGCTCGGGAAGCATCGCTCCTCCGTTTCCAAACAGTCGAATTTTATCCGAACTCGCCGGAAGCGCCATGCCCAGGCTTTGCAAGTCAGAATATGAAACTTTATAAATGCCGGTTCTAGGAATGGAGATTTTAAACCAATCGCCCGAAGCAAAGAGTGAAGTTGTGGCCCAAGTCCGTTTCAGAGTTATGGAAGATCCGGGCGTGCCCTTAATCGGCTGAGTCTGCGAAAAGAGCGCCACAGGGATTAATATAAGCAATACATTAAGTATGGTTTTCCCGTACTTCATAGGGTAGATTTGACAGTTCAAAAGTAGTAAAAATTGTAACGGGTTCAAGCACCGGATGCGTTGGCTACTTCAAGATTACTAACTTCTCAATTTTATCTGCATACGTGCCGTCGTTTCCGCGAACGCTAA
The nucleotide sequence above comes from Bacteroidota bacterium. Encoded proteins:
- the porU gene encoding type IX secretion system sortase PorU, which gives rise to MKYGKTILNVLLILIPVALFSQTQPIKGTPGSSITLKRTWATTSLFASGDWFKISIPRTGIYKVSYSDLQSLGMALPASSDKIRLFGNGGAMLPELNGNYQADSLNEIAISVYDGGDGSFNSPSDYFIFYAEGTELWKYDSVKTVFTHTRHDYSDVSDYFITAGTQAGKRVAACPAVGIAATDTVSTFNYYDVHELDSVNLLKSGRLWLGECFAEDTVLNLNFSVPGIVDTSKVKIRLSLMARSMVNSLFTCTAYDTTVQAMIAGVDPNLNSEYAHSADFIFSCKPDTSLAAISLSYQKPDDASLGWLDFVEINCLKALNFTGGQLAFRRVNTGIVPVSEFRLNGFQSGLRVWNVTNAANAAEISYSPIGNEAVFKAYTDSLQQFVAFDGSLFYSPMLLGKIANQNLHGMPQADLIVVSHPDFLAQANILAEYHRNTDGLTAVVVTPEQIYNEFSSGMQDVSAIRDFVRMFYDRADGDSVSAPKYLLLFGDGSYDMKNRLPGNTNFIPTYQTINSTVPTASFVSDDYFGLLEPGEGPNVTGDVDIGIGRLPTESLSEAKMLVDKILSYDSQVDLSPDDAPPFTLPTPVSNYSDWRNTICFVADDEDNNLHLSQAEGLIGAADSVSDDFNFDKIYLDAFKQENTPSGARYPDVNAAIHNRIDKGALIVNYTGHGSESGWASENVLSIPEIGEWNNRYNLPAFITATCEFSRFDNPLRRSAGEFILLNPHGGGIALFSTTRVAYAHSNEVINRKIIKSALNSTDGNFPRMGDAIKDAKRACGPGVYMQNFMLLGDPALRLAYPDLKVATTMIDGNATDSIPDSLLSGHQITVHGAIMDYSGAAVTNFNGYVYPTVFDIPCNYLTLANDPWSSHQWFKIQNKILYKGRISVVNGAFSFTFVVPEGISFGSGNARISYYAKSAGRDARGVYEKLSFFHDSIANADNAGPDITLFLDNTGFKSGDITGDSPVLLAGLYDTNGIDAYGTGLGRDITAVLDERYESTIVLNDYYRPSADTWTGGTLAFPFFSLSSGRHKIRLRASDLLGNTSEAFTEFIVADASKLELGKIYNFPNPFISYTDFYIEHNQTLAPLDVIITIFDSQGRPVRTLKAAIDNGDNKFFTARWDGSNDYGSNLPQGLYVYSVKLLDNRGVHLEKSGKLIILK